The proteins below come from a single Cylindrospermopsis raciborskii Cr2010 genomic window:
- the infB gene encoding translation initiation factor IF-2: MNNGKVRIYELSKELNLDNKELLAICDQLNIAVKSHSSTISETEATQIREVSQKLTAARMAQKKELGINNHKPNSQKPGFRNRSAAPRQQQILEIRKPKILRNTTSSALEASVATNGQFASSDSVNMTDPSVTLPSQPRTFATSASPMKPTAPTRPIPKNQSENPHKSVVDTDHKPHAPAPEKIKGEKPEKPPAPKPRTEKPQKPQLVSPPSRPAGEKTSDTEQPLSTAEKPILKRERQQRREEEHGKPRATKPPTDQAPPQKTGRPTPPPIRAEHRGAKPGDIQRPTRPTRPSETAGDTSLKPMVGGGKKDLLVEEVIAPPLLDLKRPTPPRNAKTGKKWQEEEVIDELKEKSKVGIKSKRVKPILEDDFEDDDLMNEQGLEIPASVQVSLSIARPPKPKAPKAIQQPALAVAPPTGRHKKPGAQRDQNRRQQTTEVELQERPNKLIVTGPMTVQELAEALLVADTEIVKILFMKAMAVSITQSLDIPTITLVAKELEVEVETAEPEAEARKVTEMIDIEDLDHLIRRPPVVTIMGHVDHGKTTLLDSIRKTKVAAGEAGGITQHIGAYHVDVEHEGKTQQIVFLDTPGHEAFTAMRARGARVTDIAILVVAADDGVRPQTIEAISHAQAAGVPIVVAINKIDKEGAQPERVKQELTNYGLTAEDWGGETIMVPVSAIKGENLDTLLEMVLLVAEVAELSANPNRAAKGTVIEAHLDKAKGAVATLLIQNGSLHVGDMLVAGSAFGKVRAMVDDRGRRVDAATPSSAVEVLGLSDVPAAGDEFEVFENEKEARAIAGERADKQRQSRLLQGRVTLTTLSAQAQEGELKELNLILKGDVQGSVEAIIGSLKQIPQNEVQIRLLLATAGEITETDIDLAAASNAVIIGFNTTYASGARQAADEAGVDVREYNIIYKLLEDIQGALEGLLEPELVEEPLGQTEVRAVFPVGRGAVAGCYVQSGKLVRNCKVRIRRHSKVIYEGVLDSLKRMKEDVREVNSGYECGIGIEKFHDWIEGDIIEAYQMVTKRRTLTLTK; encoded by the coding sequence ATGAACAACGGCAAAGTTAGAATCTACGAATTATCAAAGGAATTGAATTTGGATAACAAAGAGCTATTAGCAATTTGCGACCAGCTCAATATCGCGGTCAAAAGCCACAGCAGCACAATTTCTGAAACAGAAGCGACACAAATTCGCGAAGTGTCACAAAAGCTGACAGCAGCGAGAATGGCGCAAAAAAAAGAATTAGGTATAAATAACCATAAACCAAATTCCCAGAAACCTGGCTTCCGAAACCGATCTGCTGCACCTCGTCAACAACAAATTTTGGAGATTCGTAAACCCAAAATCTTGAGAAACACTACCTCCAGTGCCTTAGAGGCATCAGTTGCTACCAACGGACAGTTTGCTTCATCTGACAGTGTCAATATGACCGACCCATCGGTCACACTTCCATCACAACCACGAACTTTTGCTACATCAGCCTCACCCATGAAACCGACGGCACCAACTCGACCCATACCCAAGAATCAATCTGAAAACCCACATAAATCGGTGGTAGACACAGATCATAAGCCCCATGCTCCAGCGCCGGAAAAAATTAAGGGGGAAAAACCTGAAAAACCTCCTGCGCCCAAACCTAGAACGGAAAAGCCACAAAAACCCCAATTGGTCAGTCCCCCATCCAGACCAGCAGGGGAGAAAACTTCGGATACAGAACAACCCCTATCCACAGCGGAAAAACCCATCCTCAAACGGGAGCGTCAACAGCGTCGGGAGGAGGAACATGGCAAACCCAGAGCCACTAAGCCCCCGACAGACCAAGCGCCACCTCAAAAAACTGGTCGTCCTACCCCGCCCCCAATCAGAGCAGAGCATCGGGGGGCTAAACCGGGTGATATCCAACGCCCCACCAGACCAACAAGACCGTCGGAAACAGCAGGTGATACTTCACTAAAACCCATGGTGGGAGGAGGGAAGAAGGATCTGTTGGTGGAAGAGGTTATAGCACCACCGCTGCTGGATTTGAAACGTCCAACCCCGCCACGCAATGCTAAAACTGGTAAGAAGTGGCAAGAAGAGGAAGTAATTGACGAGCTGAAGGAAAAATCCAAGGTCGGTATTAAGAGCAAACGGGTTAAACCCATTTTGGAGGATGATTTTGAGGATGATGATCTAATGAATGAACAGGGGTTGGAAATTCCCGCCAGTGTTCAAGTTAGTTTATCTATAGCTCGTCCACCTAAACCGAAAGCACCCAAGGCTATCCAACAACCTGCTTTGGCGGTGGCTCCCCCAACAGGTCGCCATAAAAAACCCGGTGCTCAGCGTGACCAAAATCGTCGCCAACAAACAACGGAGGTTGAATTACAAGAACGACCCAACAAGCTAATTGTGACAGGACCAATGACTGTGCAAGAATTAGCAGAAGCCCTGCTAGTTGCTGATACGGAAATCGTCAAAATTCTGTTTATGAAGGCTATGGCGGTAAGTATCACCCAAAGTCTGGATATTCCTACTATTACCCTGGTGGCCAAAGAACTAGAGGTAGAAGTGGAAACGGCGGAACCGGAAGCTGAGGCCCGCAAGGTTACGGAAATGATTGACATTGAGGATCTAGACCATCTGATTCGTCGTCCTCCCGTAGTAACTATTATGGGTCATGTGGACCACGGGAAAACTACTCTCCTGGATTCTATCCGTAAAACTAAGGTGGCTGCTGGGGAAGCTGGTGGTATTACTCAGCACATTGGCGCTTACCATGTAGATGTGGAACATGAGGGGAAAACTCAACAAATCGTCTTCCTGGATACTCCCGGTCACGAAGCTTTTACTGCCATGCGAGCTAGGGGGGCGAGAGTAACAGATATTGCCATCTTAGTGGTAGCTGCTGATGATGGTGTGCGCCCTCAAACGATAGAGGCTATTAGTCACGCTCAAGCAGCTGGTGTACCTATTGTTGTAGCTATTAATAAGATTGATAAAGAGGGTGCCCAACCAGAAAGGGTTAAACAGGAATTGACTAATTATGGATTAACCGCAGAAGACTGGGGTGGAGAAACAATTATGGTTCCTGTTAGCGCTATTAAGGGTGAAAATCTGGATACCCTACTGGAAATGGTCTTATTGGTAGCAGAGGTGGCTGAACTTTCCGCTAATCCCAATCGCGCTGCTAAGGGAACGGTGATTGAAGCTCATTTGGATAAGGCTAAGGGAGCTGTGGCTACCTTGTTAATTCAAAATGGTAGTCTCCATGTGGGGGATATGTTAGTAGCAGGATCCGCATTCGGTAAGGTTCGAGCCATGGTTGATGACAGAGGTCGTAGGGTAGATGCTGCTACCCCCTCCTCCGCTGTGGAAGTCCTGGGCTTAAGCGATGTTCCTGCTGCAGGAGATGAGTTTGAAGTCTTTGAAAATGAGAAGGAAGCACGAGCGATCGCTGGTGAACGTGCAGATAAGCAACGTCAGTCTCGATTACTACAAGGTAGGGTTACTCTCACAACCCTATCTGCTCAAGCTCAAGAGGGCGAGTTGAAGGAACTGAACTTAATTCTCAAGGGGGATGTTCAGGGTTCTGTGGAAGCGATTATTGGCTCCCTCAAGCAAATACCTCAAAATGAAGTACAAATTCGTCTGTTGTTGGCTACAGCAGGGGAAATCACAGAAACTGATATTGACCTAGCTGCTGCTAGTAATGCAGTAATTATTGGTTTTAACACTACTTATGCTAGTGGTGCTAGACAGGCAGCTGACGAAGCAGGTGTGGATGTGAGGGAATACAATATCATCTACAAACTATTGGAAGATATCCAAGGTGCCCTAGAAGGTCTGCTAGAACCGGAGCTAGTTGAAGAACCCCTCGGACAAACGGAAGTGCGTGCTGTTTTCCCCGTGGGACGCGGTGCAGTTGCTGGTTGTTATGTTCAATCTGGAAAACTGGTGCGTAATTGTAAGGTGAGAATTCGTCGCCATAGTAAGGTCATCTATGAAGGAGTATTGGATTCTCTGAAACGCATGAAGGAAGACGTTCGGGAGGTGAACTCTGGCTACGAATGTGGTATTGGTATTGAAAAGTTTCATGATTGGATCGAGGGTGATATAATTGAAGCTTATCAAATGGTAACTAAACGTCGTACCCTCACCTTAACTAAGTAG
- a CDS encoding YlxR family protein: MKPNYRRCISCRRVGTKTEFWRIVRLFPSGKVELDQGMGRSAYICPQADCLHKAQRKNKLGRSLKGTVPETVYETLWQRLGQENNHNQG, translated from the coding sequence ATGAAACCAAACTATCGGCGTTGCATTAGTTGTCGTCGGGTAGGAACAAAGACAGAGTTTTGGAGGATTGTTCGTCTGTTTCCATCTGGCAAGGTAGAATTGGATCAGGGCATGGGGCGTTCTGCTTATATTTGCCCTCAAGCCGACTGCCTGCATAAGGCACAGAGGAAAAATAAACTAGGGCGCTCCCTAAAGGGAACAGTTCCAGAAACAGTCTATGAAACATTGTGGCAAAGACTCGGTCAGGAAAATAACCACAACCAGGGTTGA
- the nusA gene encoding transcription termination factor NusA → MSMVTLPGLKDLIEKISLERNLPRLAVQSSIREALLKGYERYRRAQNLERRQFDENYFDNFEVELDIDGEGFRVLSTKTIVEEVTNGDHQISLDEVQQVAPEAQSGDSVVLDVTPDQGEFGRMAAMQTKQVLAQKLRDQQRQMVQEEFQDLEGTVLQARVLRFERQSVILAVSSSFGQPEVEAELPKREQLPNDTYRSNATFKVYLKKVSQGQQRGPQLLVSRADAGLVVYLFANEVPEIEDEVVRIVAVAREANPPSRYVGPRTKIAVDTLDRDVDPVGACIGARGSRIQVVVNELRGEKIDVIRWSPDPATYIANALSPARVDEVRLMDPESRQTHVLVAEDQLSLAIGKEGQNVRLAARLTGWKIDIKDQAKYDYGAEDAKFAAVRANYQEESNQLDHQFEVMEEEYEDDPDAGEDDFNSMEEEN, encoded by the coding sequence ATGTCAATGGTTACTTTACCCGGATTAAAAGATTTAATTGAAAAAATTAGCCTAGAGCGAAATTTACCCCGTTTAGCAGTACAATCATCCATTAGGGAGGCACTACTTAAAGGTTATGAACGCTACCGCCGCGCCCAGAATTTAGAGCGCAGACAATTTGACGAAAATTATTTTGATAACTTTGAGGTAGAACTAGATATTGATGGGGAGGGATTTCGGGTTCTTTCCACCAAAACAATCGTAGAAGAAGTAACCAATGGTGATCATCAGATTTCCTTAGATGAAGTGCAACAGGTAGCGCCTGAGGCTCAATCTGGGGATTCAGTAGTCTTAGATGTGACACCAGATCAAGGGGAGTTTGGACGCATGGCAGCCATGCAAACCAAACAGGTTTTAGCACAGAAGTTGCGAGACCAACAGCGTCAAATGGTGCAGGAAGAATTTCAAGACTTAGAAGGTACGGTTTTACAAGCAAGAGTTTTAAGATTTGAAAGACAATCTGTAATATTAGCAGTTAGTAGTAGTTTTGGTCAGCCAGAGGTGGAGGCAGAACTACCAAAAAGGGAACAATTGCCAAATGATACTTATAGATCTAATGCAACATTTAAGGTATACTTAAAAAAAGTTTCTCAAGGACAACAAAGAGGGCCACAATTGCTAGTATCTCGTGCGGATGCAGGATTAGTAGTTTACTTATTCGCTAACGAGGTGCCAGAAATAGAGGATGAGGTAGTGCGAATAGTAGCAGTAGCTCGGGAGGCCAATCCTCCTTCCCGTTATGTTGGTCCGAGGACTAAAATAGCAGTAGATACTTTAGATCGGGATGTGGATCCGGTAGGGGCGTGCATTGGAGCTAGGGGATCAAGAATTCAAGTAGTGGTTAACGAATTGCGCGGTGAAAAAATAGATGTAATTCGCTGGTCACCGGATCCAGCCACCTATATTGCTAACGCGTTGAGTCCTGCTAGGGTAGATGAGGTACGCTTAATGGATCCTGAAAGTCGCCAGACCCACGTTTTAGTAGCTGAAGATCAGCTGAGTTTAGCCATTGGCAAAGAAGGTCAAAACGTGAGATTAGCTGCACGGTTAACCGGATGGAAAATAGATATTAAAGACCAGGCCAAATATGATTATGGAGCGGAGGATGCCAAATTTGCAGCAGTTAGAGCCAACTATCAGGAGGAGAGTAATCAACTGGATCATCAGTTTGAAGTTATGGAAGAGGAATATGAAGATGATCCAGACGCAGGGGAAGATGACTTTAACTCAATGGAGGAGGAAAATTAA
- the rimP gene encoding ribosome maturation factor RimP codes for MTHPLVPQIIELATPLAAELGLEVVGMVFHTNQRPPILRVDIRNPQQDTSLNDCEKMSRALESSLDAAEIIPDTYVLEVSSPGISRELATDREFISFKGFPVVVSTCDPDDGEKEWRGQLIRRDETKIYLNQKGRVVEILRSLVTKVQLDDHP; via the coding sequence ATGACTCATCCCTTAGTTCCACAAATTATTGAATTAGCGACTCCACTAGCAGCAGAACTAGGACTGGAAGTTGTGGGCATGGTTTTTCATACAAACCAGCGTCCTCCCATTTTGCGTGTAGATATTCGCAATCCTCAACAAGATACTAGTCTAAACGATTGTGAAAAGATGAGCCGTGCTTTAGAAAGTTCCCTAGACGCAGCTGAGATTATTCCAGACACTTATGTTTTAGAAGTATCTAGCCCAGGGATTTCGAGGGAATTGGCAACTGACAGGGAATTTATTTCCTTTAAAGGATTTCCTGTAGTTGTATCTACCTGTGATCCCGATGATGGAGAAAAAGAATGGAGAGGTCAGTTGATTCGTCGAGATGAAACAAAAATTTACTTAAATCAAAAGGGTCGTGTAGTAGAAATTCTCAGATCCCTGGTTACCAAGGTGCAATTAGATGATCACCCCTAA